From a region of the Stenotrophomonas sp. BIO128-Bstrain genome:
- a CDS encoding DUF58 domain-containing protein, producing the protein MARPRRPEHLPSRFDRRRIYVLPTRFGLFVAALLSAMLLGALNYNNNPALLLALLLATVSIASAISAHLQLSALQVDAVSAEPVAAGAPLRLRISLSRTDTRARRGLHVEHDGVAAFGHLVDSDQIEVDLDLPTHQRGWFDLSRIRIATTQPLGLVRAWSWVWPETPLLVYAAPEAHAPALPESGGDPLHTRVHASGDELHQLRPYRPGDPTRSIAWKHSARRDTLLVREYEKPIGVEVVLDWWRLAPLGTEARIARLARWVDLAEREGRRYTLTLPGQPVLGPGNGSAHHHLCQRALALLPHD; encoded by the coding sequence ATGGCGCGACCGCGCCGACCGGAGCACCTGCCCAGCCGGTTCGACCGGCGCCGCATCTATGTGCTGCCGACGCGCTTCGGTCTGTTCGTCGCCGCGCTGCTCTCGGCGATGCTGCTCGGTGCATTGAACTACAACAACAACCCTGCCCTGTTGTTGGCGCTGCTGCTGGCCACGGTCAGCATCGCCAGTGCGATCAGCGCCCACCTGCAGTTGTCCGCGTTGCAGGTGGATGCGGTATCCGCCGAACCGGTCGCCGCAGGCGCGCCGCTGCGGCTGCGCATCAGCCTGTCGCGCACCGATACCCGCGCGCGTCGCGGCCTGCACGTGGAGCACGACGGCGTGGCAGCGTTCGGGCACCTGGTGGACAGCGACCAGATCGAAGTGGATCTCGACCTGCCCACGCATCAGCGCGGCTGGTTCGATCTCTCCCGGATCCGCATCGCCACCACACAGCCACTGGGCCTGGTACGCGCTTGGTCGTGGGTGTGGCCGGAGACACCCTTGCTGGTCTATGCCGCACCGGAAGCGCACGCCCCTGCGTTGCCCGAGAGCGGCGGCGATCCGCTGCATACCCGTGTGCATGCCAGCGGCGACGAGCTGCATCAGCTGCGTCCGTATCGCCCCGGCGACCCGACGCGCAGCATCGCGTGGAAGCACTCTGCGCGGCGCGACACCCTGCTGGTGCGCGAGTACGAAAAGCCGATCGGCGTGGAGGTCGTGCTGGACTGGTGGCGCCTGGCCCCGCTGGGCACCGAGGCGCGGATCGCGCGCCTGGCGCGCTGGGTCGACCTGGCCGAACGCGAAGGGCGCCGCTACACCCTCACGCTGCCCGGCCAGCCGGTGCTCGGCCCCGGCAATGGCAGTGCCCATCACCATCTGTGCCAGCGCGCGTTGGCGCTGTTGCCCCATGACTGA